The Collimonas fungivorans Ter331 genome has a segment encoding these proteins:
- a CDS encoding sigma-70 family RNA polymerase sigma factor: protein MPAEPSDESLMLSYRDGDLAAFRELYRRHSQGLYRFIAWRSPRRDWVDEIAQDSWAGLHQARSRYQPESLFRTYLFQIARNRLIDLLRQQQTLLASEMGQGDDEQAAFDYLAETAQEILSPETVLENRERIARLHAAIRLLPGEQKEVLILQQFNGMSLAEIALIVAAPEETIKSRLRYAMRKLRQQLTPDLDSSKEAA from the coding sequence ATGCCCGCCGAACCCTCCGATGAATCGCTGATGCTCAGTTACCGCGACGGTGATCTGGCTGCATTCAGGGAGCTGTACCGGCGCCATAGCCAGGGTCTGTACAGATTCATCGCCTGGCGTTCGCCGCGCCGCGACTGGGTCGACGAGATCGCGCAAGACAGCTGGGCCGGCCTGCATCAGGCTCGCTCCCGCTATCAGCCGGAATCGCTGTTCCGGACATATCTGTTCCAGATCGCGCGCAATCGCCTGATTGACCTGTTACGCCAACAGCAAACCTTGCTGGCAAGCGAAATGGGCCAGGGAGACGACGAGCAAGCGGCGTTCGATTACCTGGCCGAAACGGCGCAAGAAATTCTGTCGCCCGAGACTGTGCTGGAAAACCGGGAGCGCATCGCCAGGCTGCATGCAGCGATACGGCTGCTGCCAGGAGAACAGAAAGAGGTTTTGATCTTGCAGCAATTTAACGGCATGAGCTTGGCAGAGATCGCATTGATTGTCGCCGCGCCGGAAGAGACCATCAAGAGCCGCTTGCGCTATGCCATGCGCAAATTGCGGCAGCAACTGACACCAGACCTGGATTCCAGCAAGGAGGCGGCATGA
- a CDS encoding type II toxin-antitoxin system VapC family toxin — protein MQESIQGQRVYLLDTNVISESRKGKKANLGTQAFWRSVDLDAIYLPAQSIGEIRRGIEIVKRRGDSAQAKMLETWLQTLTTEYADRILSFDDGCAQVWGCLMSADNQHPIDKQIAAIALIHSMTVVTRNTSDFIGTGVSLVNPFS, from the coding sequence ATGCAAGAGTCAATTCAGGGGCAACGCGTGTATCTGCTAGATACCAATGTCATCAGCGAGTCCCGCAAAGGGAAAAAGGCCAATCTCGGAACGCAGGCGTTCTGGCGCTCGGTTGACCTCGATGCGATTTATCTGCCGGCGCAAAGCATAGGCGAAATACGCCGCGGTATTGAAATCGTCAAGCGCCGCGGCGATTCAGCACAGGCCAAAATGCTGGAGACATGGCTGCAGACGCTTACAACGGAATATGCGGATCGTATCCTGTCTTTTGACGACGGTTGTGCCCAGGTGTGGGGGTGTTTGATGTCCGCCGACAATCAACATCCGATCGATAAGCAAATTGCCGCGATCGCCTTGATCCATAGCATGACTGTCGTTACGCGTAACACCAGCGATTTTATCGGCACCGGGGTGAGCCTGGTAAATCCGTTTTCCTGA
- a CDS encoding FitA-like ribbon-helix-helix domain-containing protein: protein MATNLVVRNVEEELTLALKQQAAAHGRSAEAEHREILRAALQRPKRRSLVEFLLSMPDVGEDKDFDARNVQE, encoded by the coding sequence ATGGCGACCAACCTGGTGGTTAGAAACGTGGAAGAAGAGCTTACTTTGGCACTCAAGCAGCAGGCTGCTGCGCACGGCCGCAGCGCCGAAGCCGAACACAGGGAAATCCTGCGGGCGGCGCTGCAGCGTCCGAAGCGGCGTTCGCTGGTGGAATTTTTATTGAGTATGCCGGATGTCGGAGAAGACAAGGACTTCGATGCGCGCAATGTTCAAGAGTAA
- a CDS encoding NAD-dependent epimerase/dehydratase family protein gives MKKILVIGANGQIGTELTTALVKLHGAQQVVASDIQALGRHQELAYEKLDVTDAKRLAEVVQQHDIGEIYHLAAALSAKGEEHPEWAWNLNMTGLLNVLEVARQAKLSKVFWPSSIAAFGPSTPRDNAPQVGAMDPKTVYGISKLAGEHWCSWYAEKYGMDIRSLRYPGLISYSAEPGGGTTDYAIQALFSAADGSAFTSFLGEESTLPMMYMPDAVRATIELMSAPKENLKTAGSYNLAAWSFSPRELVCVIQQRVPAFQAAYKPDFRQAIADAWPRSIDDSSARAEWAWRPAYSLSEMVDDMLTHLAGRKSLSQEKQVA, from the coding sequence ATGAAAAAAATATTGGTAATCGGCGCCAACGGCCAGATCGGCACCGAACTGACGACCGCACTGGTCAAACTGCATGGCGCACAACAGGTGGTTGCGAGCGATATACAGGCGCTGGGCCGGCACCAGGAACTGGCTTACGAAAAACTGGACGTGACCGACGCCAAACGCTTGGCCGAAGTAGTGCAGCAACACGACATCGGTGAAATCTATCATCTGGCGGCCGCCTTGTCGGCCAAAGGCGAAGAGCATCCGGAGTGGGCCTGGAACCTGAACATGACCGGCTTGCTGAACGTGCTGGAAGTGGCGCGCCAGGCCAAGCTGTCGAAAGTGTTCTGGCCCAGCTCGATCGCCGCCTTCGGCCCGTCGACTCCGCGCGACAATGCGCCGCAGGTCGGCGCCATGGATCCCAAGACCGTCTACGGCATCTCCAAGCTGGCGGGCGAGCACTGGTGCAGCTGGTATGCGGAAAAATACGGCATGGATATCCGCAGCCTGCGTTATCCGGGCCTGATCAGCTACTCGGCGGAACCCGGCGGCGGCACGACCGACTACGCCATCCAGGCCTTGTTTTCGGCGGCTGACGGCAGCGCCTTCACCAGTTTCCTGGGCGAAGAGAGCACATTGCCGATGATGTACATGCCGGATGCCGTGCGCGCTACCATCGAACTGATGAGCGCACCGAAAGAGAACCTCAAGACCGCCGGTTCATACAATCTGGCGGCATGGAGCTTTTCGCCGCGCGAGCTGGTATGCGTCATCCAGCAGCGTGTGCCAGCTTTCCAGGCCGCTTACAAGCCGGATTTCCGCCAGGCGATCGCCGATGCATGGCCGCGTTCGATTGACGATTCCAGTGCGCGGGCAGAGTGGGCATGGCGTCCTGCATACAGCTTGAGCGAGATGGTTGACGATATGTTGACGCATCTGGCCGGGCGCAAATCGCTCAGCCAGGAAAAGCAGGTTGCCTGA
- the kbl gene encoding glycine C-acetyltransferase, translating to MTQDITTQAGAPGFYGHLRDELAGIQAAGLLKSERLILGPQGGTINTANGELINLCANNYLGLSSHPALIKAAHAALDSHGFGLSSVRFICGTQDIHRELEQRLAQFLGTEDCILYAAAFDANGGLFEPLLGEQDAIISDALNHASIIDGVRLCKAKRYRYAHNDMEDLERCLKQAKADNARFSMVFTDGVFSMDGTVAQLDVIRQLCDKYGALLGVDDCHATGFMGARGRGTHEARGIFGKVDVITGTLGKALGGASGGFTAGRREVIDLLRQRSRPYLFSNTLMPAIVGASIEALNLLEASTELRDRLERNTVYFRQAITEAGFEIKPGTHPIVPLMVYDAVVAQNLSRRLYELGVYAVGFFYPVVPQGQARIRVQMSAVHDEATLQRAVGIFRQAGEELGLVKN from the coding sequence ATGACACAAGACATCACTACCCAGGCTGGCGCTCCCGGTTTCTACGGCCACCTGCGCGACGAGCTGGCCGGGATCCAGGCCGCCGGCCTGCTGAAAAGCGAGCGCCTGATCCTTGGCCCGCAGGGCGGCACGATCAATACCGCCAATGGCGAATTGATCAACCTGTGCGCCAACAACTATCTCGGATTGTCTTCGCACCCGGCCTTGATCAAGGCCGCCCACGCGGCGCTGGACAGCCACGGTTTCGGCCTGAGTTCGGTGCGTTTCATCTGCGGCACGCAAGATATCCATCGCGAACTGGAACAGCGCCTGGCGCAGTTCCTCGGCACTGAAGACTGCATCCTGTACGCCGCCGCGTTCGACGCCAACGGCGGCCTGTTCGAGCCCTTGCTGGGCGAGCAGGACGCGATCATCAGCGATGCGCTCAACCACGCTTCGATCATCGACGGCGTCCGCCTGTGCAAGGCGAAACGCTATCGTTACGCCCACAACGACATGGAAGACCTGGAGCGCTGCCTGAAACAGGCCAAGGCCGACAACGCCCGTTTTTCCATGGTGTTTACCGACGGCGTGTTTTCGATGGACGGCACCGTGGCGCAGCTCGATGTGATCCGCCAGCTGTGCGACAAGTACGGCGCCTTGCTTGGCGTCGACGACTGCCACGCCACCGGTTTCATGGGCGCGCGCGGACGCGGCACGCATGAAGCGCGCGGCATCTTCGGCAAGGTCGACGTGATTACCGGCACCCTCGGCAAAGCCCTGGGCGGCGCCAGCGGCGGTTTCACCGCCGGCCGGCGCGAAGTGATCGACCTGCTGCGGCAACGCTCCAGGCCCTACCTGTTTTCGAACACACTGATGCCGGCGATCGTCGGTGCTTCGATCGAAGCGCTCAACCTGCTGGAAGCATCCACCGAATTGCGCGACCGCCTGGAACGCAACACCGTCTATTTCCGCCAGGCCATCACGGAAGCCGGTTTCGAGATCAAGCCGGGGACCCACCCGATCGTGCCGCTGATGGTGTACGACGCCGTCGTCGCGCAAAACCTGTCGCGCCGCCTGTATGAGCTGGGCGTCTATGCAGTCGGCTTCTTTTATCCGGTGGTGCCGCAAGGACAGGCACGGATCCGGGTGCAGATGTCGGCGGTCCATGACGAAGCAACATTGCAGCGCGCCGTGGGCATTTTCCGGCAAGCCGGCGAAGAGCTGGGCCTGGTGAAGAACTGA
- a CDS encoding XRE family transcriptional regulator gives MSSNSGKNLEDAPPKVGDTLVKLRQADGLSLDALSKRAGVSKSMLSQIERNQANPTVAVVWRLANALGVPISLLVDGNQPVPASIETLPSHATPSLRSRDGHCVLRILGPIELAGQFEWYELSLEPGGCLDSEAHEPASREHLTVLSGMLEVQSGSNVTKIKVGETARYAADRPHYIKNVGKNAATALLVVIHNGGQ, from the coding sequence ATGAGCAGCAATTCAGGAAAAAATTTGGAGGATGCACCGCCCAAGGTCGGCGATACCTTGGTCAAGCTGCGCCAGGCCGACGGGCTCTCGCTGGATGCATTATCGAAACGCGCCGGCGTCTCCAAGTCCATGCTATCGCAAATCGAGCGCAACCAGGCCAATCCCACGGTTGCCGTGGTGTGGCGCCTGGCCAACGCCCTCGGCGTGCCGATCTCGCTGCTGGTGGACGGCAACCAGCCGGTGCCGGCCTCGATTGAAACCTTGCCCAGCCACGCCACGCCTTCGCTGCGTTCGCGCGACGGCCATTGCGTGCTGCGCATCCTGGGGCCGATCGAACTGGCCGGCCAGTTCGAATGGTATGAACTGTCGCTGGAACCCGGCGGCTGCCTCGACTCTGAGGCGCACGAACCGGCTTCGCGCGAACACCTGACGGTCTTGTCCGGCATGCTGGAAGTCCAGAGCGGCAGCAACGTCACCAAGATCAAGGTCGGCGAAACCGCACGTTATGCGGCGGACCGCCCCCACTACATCAAGAATGTCGGCAAGAATGCCGCCACCGCCCTGCTGGTGGTGATCCATAACGGCGGCCAGTAA
- a CDS encoding glycine zipper 2TM domain-containing protein, producing MKNLIVVAALVALGGCAVTPNSANVYTSHQAQGEQSVRMAVVDSVRPVTIDKNNGGSAGTLAGGALGAVGAGSLIGKGNGSIAAGVVGAVLGGIAGNQVENNLNQRPGLEITVRLSNGELRAITQDADERFNVGDRVRLLSSGGVTRVTH from the coding sequence ATGAAGAACCTGATCGTAGTCGCGGCCCTGGTGGCCTTGGGCGGTTGCGCTGTAACGCCGAATTCGGCAAACGTATATACCAGCCACCAAGCCCAGGGCGAGCAATCGGTGCGCATGGCGGTGGTTGATTCGGTGCGTCCGGTCACCATCGACAAGAACAACGGCGGCAGCGCCGGCACCTTGGCTGGCGGCGCGCTTGGCGCGGTTGGCGCCGGTTCGCTGATCGGTAAAGGCAACGGATCGATTGCGGCCGGCGTAGTCGGCGCAGTGCTCGGCGGGATTGCCGGCAACCAGGTGGAAAACAACCTGAACCAGCGTCCAGGCCTGGAAATCACCGTGCGCCTGAGCAACGGCGAATTGCGCGCCATTACCCAGGATGCGGACGAGCGTTTCAACGTCGGCGACCGTGTGCGTTTGCTGTCTTCCGGCGGCGTTACCCGGGTAACCCACTAA
- a CDS encoding prolipoprotein diacylglyceryl transferase — protein sequence MKAVVFSSSTAHLIHLFFEWAAIASGVQLYRWQRARQGLPGILEPGQYAIIIGCILGAAIGNKLVFWMEFPQLWASSSLDFNLWMSGQSIVGGLLGGLCGVEIAKKLIRSQRSTGDKFVLPLMLGTAVGRVGCFLAGLHDGTYGVATHMPWGVDFGDGIFRHPTQLYDILFVLIWGGAILFFQKRWRESPGLLFKFYLSGYLLWRLLIDGIKPIPYEYAGGLSGIQIICLLALLCYLPFVIKQFLNFKKNAPLFP from the coding sequence ATGAAAGCAGTTGTCTTTTCCAGCTCGACTGCACACCTCATCCATCTGTTTTTTGAATGGGCAGCCATCGCCTCCGGCGTCCAGCTATATCGCTGGCAACGTGCCCGCCAAGGCCTCCCCGGCATCTTGGAACCGGGACAATACGCCATCATCATCGGCTGCATACTCGGCGCAGCGATCGGAAACAAGTTGGTGTTCTGGATGGAGTTTCCCCAGTTATGGGCATCGTCTTCTTTAGACTTCAATCTCTGGATGTCGGGACAATCTATCGTCGGTGGTTTGCTCGGCGGGTTGTGTGGCGTAGAGATTGCAAAAAAACTGATTCGCTCTCAACGCTCCACGGGCGACAAATTTGTCTTGCCATTGATGCTAGGCACCGCCGTCGGGCGCGTCGGTTGTTTTCTGGCGGGACTGCACGACGGCACTTATGGCGTAGCCACCCACATGCCTTGGGGTGTCGACTTTGGCGACGGCATTTTTCGTCACCCCACGCAACTGTATGACATTCTCTTTGTATTAATTTGGGGTGGCGCCATTCTATTTTTTCAAAAACGCTGGCGCGAAAGCCCGGGCCTTCTCTTCAAGTTTTATCTATCAGGCTATTTACTGTGGCGCTTACTCATCGATGGCATCAAACCGATTCCTTATGAATATGCCGGTGGCCTTAGCGGCATACAGATCATATGTTTATTGGCTTTACTGTGCTATCTCCCATTTGTAATCAAACAATTTTTGAATTTTAAAAAAAATGCGCCTCTTTTCCCGTGA
- a CDS encoding tetratricopeptide repeat protein — translation MSLIGGTGCITASIVNSVQQKNAERANAEMQRKRIEGYKVAASRGDLEAMTQLGMEYINGSPSLERDISTGITLLEQAAAKQYSPAEYGLGWLLLNGSNRQANARPLRAEQLPLDPLRGVELLKRSSTRSCSPSPVFFNRFSAFDVSEIYRNGGIIGQDIQQADLWLARSILDCGYPFDAAIRYKFEISKTPDTAAKIKTLSFLLMQPVSDTLTKLQASMSQADIQAAQERMALLRQAAIESRQQYPAPPNPRQR, via the coding sequence TTGAGCTTGATTGGTGGTACGGGTTGTATCACTGCCTCGATCGTCAACAGCGTGCAACAAAAAAATGCAGAGCGTGCGAATGCAGAAATGCAGAGAAAAAGAATTGAAGGGTACAAAGTAGCAGCCAGTCGCGGCGATCTGGAGGCCATGACACAACTTGGAATGGAATATATAAACGGTTCTCCAAGCCTGGAAAGAGATATCTCCACTGGTATCACTTTACTCGAACAAGCCGCTGCCAAACAATATAGTCCTGCGGAATATGGCTTAGGCTGGCTTTTACTCAACGGCTCCAACCGACAGGCCAACGCCAGGCCTCTCCGCGCAGAACAATTGCCCCTGGATCCCCTGCGCGGAGTCGAGTTATTAAAACGATCGTCTACACGTTCTTGCAGCCCTTCACCGGTGTTTTTTAATCGCTTTTCTGCGTTTGACGTTAGTGAAATATATCGCAATGGCGGGATTATCGGGCAAGACATACAGCAAGCAGACCTTTGGCTTGCGCGCAGCATTTTAGACTGCGGATATCCATTCGACGCCGCGATTAGATACAAATTTGAAATTTCAAAAACACCCGACACAGCGGCTAAAATTAAAACCCTATCTTTTCTCTTGATGCAACCGGTCAGCGACACGCTCACCAAACTGCAGGCATCCATGTCTCAGGCAGACATACAAGCGGCACAAGAAAGAATGGCATTGCTACGCCAAGCTGCCATCGAATCAAGACAACAATATCCCGCACCGCCTAACCCGAGACAACGATGA
- a CDS encoding radical SAM protein → MTRKIRPYLFYDTTTSVCSTCLHPVEAKIIFKDDLVYMDKWCTAHGSERVLVSDDVEYYRLCREVFVKHPEMPQTFNTKMEYGCPYDCGLCPDHMQHSCLSIVEITDNCNLNCPVCYAESGTHREQHKPLADVIKMLDAVVANEGEADVMQLSGGEPTLHPQFWEILDAAKARPIKHVMVNTNGIVLAQDPEFVQRLAGYAPGIEVYLQFDSMRAEVHKVLRGADLSRIRLQALKNLNAAGLSTTLVVTLKKGLNDDEIGAIIDFALTQPCVRGVTLQPIQDAGRVENYDPRLHRLTVSEIRRKIAEQTSVFTLQDIVPVPCNPDTLAMAYALKTDEKTVPLTRYLDPQSLVEGSGNTIVFERDDALKKNMKDQIFKLFSTNHSPESQANCLSELMCCLPLISAPQTLRYDNVFRVLIVQFMDAYSLDVRALKKSCIHFAQADGKMIPFESYNLLYRDDKRLTDIRQSIAQQTTARHDPNRIPIKLL, encoded by the coding sequence ATGACGCGTAAAATCCGCCCCTACCTTTTTTACGATACGACTACTTCAGTCTGCTCTACCTGCCTGCATCCGGTTGAAGCCAAGATCATCTTTAAAGATGATCTTGTCTACATGGATAAGTGGTGTACTGCGCACGGCAGCGAACGCGTGCTGGTTAGCGATGACGTCGAATATTATCGTTTGTGCCGCGAAGTGTTCGTCAAACATCCGGAAATGCCGCAAACGTTTAACACTAAAATGGAATACGGCTGCCCCTATGATTGCGGCCTGTGTCCAGACCACATGCAGCACTCTTGCTTATCCATTGTCGAGATTACCGACAACTGCAATCTAAATTGCCCCGTTTGTTATGCAGAAAGCGGTACGCATCGAGAACAGCATAAACCCTTGGCGGACGTCATCAAGATGCTTGACGCTGTTGTGGCCAATGAAGGCGAGGCTGATGTCATGCAATTGTCCGGCGGCGAGCCCACTTTACATCCGCAATTCTGGGAAATTCTCGATGCTGCCAAAGCGCGTCCGATCAAACATGTGATGGTTAACACCAATGGCATCGTATTGGCGCAAGATCCTGAGTTTGTGCAACGCTTGGCAGGCTATGCGCCAGGAATAGAAGTGTATTTGCAATTCGATTCCATGCGTGCAGAGGTGCATAAGGTATTACGCGGCGCTGATTTAAGCCGCATCCGGCTACAAGCATTGAAAAATCTGAATGCAGCTGGCTTGTCCACCACTTTGGTGGTAACGCTGAAAAAAGGTTTGAATGATGATGAGATTGGCGCCATTATCGATTTCGCCTTGACACAACCGTGTGTTCGCGGCGTCACATTGCAGCCGATTCAAGATGCTGGTCGTGTTGAAAATTACGATCCTCGCCTGCATCGCCTGACCGTTTCTGAAATACGTCGCAAGATCGCCGAGCAAACCAGTGTATTCACCTTGCAAGATATCGTCCCGGTGCCTTGCAACCCCGATACTCTGGCAATGGCTTACGCTCTCAAAACCGACGAAAAAACTGTCCCGCTTACCCGATATCTTGATCCGCAATCGTTAGTGGAAGGCAGTGGCAACACGATAGTTTTTGAGCGCGACGATGCGCTCAAAAAGAATATGAAAGACCAGATATTTAAACTATTTTCGACTAACCATTCGCCGGAATCACAAGCCAACTGTCTTTCTGAATTAATGTGCTGCCTGCCTTTGATTTCTGCGCCGCAGACGCTGCGATACGACAATGTTTTTCGGGTACTGATTGTGCAGTTTATGGACGCCTATTCTTTGGATGTTCGCGCCTTGAAAAAATCCTGCATACATTTTGCCCAAGCTGATGGAAAAATGATTCCATTTGAAAGTTACAACCTGCTCTATCGCGATGACAAACGACTTACGGACATTCGCCAAAGCATTGCGCAACAAACCACCGCCAGACACGATCCCAACCGCATCCCGATCAAACTGTTGTAG